GCTCTTTTTTTGATTTCAAATGCCGTATCTGCAGGCGATAATGAAGAGATTCAGACTGCGGATTTTATTTCCTGTGTAAATTCCATAATCGAAATTGAAAGAGAGAAGAAAAAAACTTTTCTAGATGAAAATAGATTGAAGGTTGAAGATATGCTTAGAAGAGCTATAGCTGTAGCTCAAAGTGCAAAACTTATGGATTTTAAGGAAGCAGCCGATATAGTTTTTAAAATAAAGTTCGGCTTAAATATGGGCTTAATTACCGGTATTACCAATGAAGAATGCAACTCGATGATTTTTAAGTCCCAAATGGGGCATCTTGCTTTTTTATTGCTAAACAGTCATATAGGCTTATCTGATAGAAATTTAGACGATTTTTCTATAGAAGAATATAGGGCTCGTACTATTCAAGAACTTTGTTCAAAAGTCCGAATTATAATGTGAGGTGTTATATGTGTCAAGGTCTTTCACAAGATGCTCATAAGCTGCTTACTCTTTTCGGTCAGCAGGAAGCTAGGCGGGTTAATGCGGATCTGTTTCAACCCGAGCATATTTTATCTGCTTTGATCCGAAATAAAGTAGGCAGGGGTTATATAATTCTTCAAAAATTAAATATTGATCTTCTCAATTTACAGCTGTTTATTGAACAAAACACTCCTATCCGTGCAGGAGATAGAATCATAGGTGAAATTCCTCCTTCTCGAAGAATTAAGTCTTTGGTCGATATTGCAACAATAGAAGCAAGAACTATGAGGCAAAGTGTGGTCGGTACCGAGCATCTTCTTGTAGCCCTTGTCAGAGAAGAAAATTCCATAATATCCGATTTTTTTATGCGTTATAATATCGTAACTGAAGACATTAGGATGATAATATTAAAAATAACCGATCAGATGGATTCTGTCCGAACAGCTAAAACAGCTGATGTGTCTAAGTCAAAACAATCGGCTCTTTCCGAATTTGGGCGTAACCTGACGGATATTGTAAGTTCCGGTTCCCTTGACCCAATTATAGGCCGCGAAAAAGAGATTAGAAGACTTATCCAAATCCTTTCCCGAAGAACAAAAAATAATCCGATCCTTGTAGGAGAGCCCGGAATAGGAAAGACCTCCATCGTTGAAGGCTTGGCCTTTGCCATAATAAACGAAAACGTACCTCACGATTTATTAAATAAAAGTATTGTTTCTTTGGATCTCGGTTCCGTAATTGCAGGAACAAAGTATAGAGGTCAGTTTGAAGAAAGGCTGAAGCAAATTATAAATGAAATAAAAGAAAATAAAAATATAATTTTGTTTATAGATGAAATTCACACCCTCATAGGCACAGGCGGCTCTCAGGGAGCTATGGACGCCGCCAATATTTTAAAACCTGCCCTAGCTCGAGGAGAAATACAATGTATTGGGGCTACAACAGTTGATGAATACAGAAGATATTTTAAAAACGATTTGGCTCTTGAGCGGCGCTTCCAGCTGATTCAAGTTAAAGAACCCAATCCTGAAGAAACCTTTGATATACTATGCGGTATAAAGCATAAATATGAAGAACACCACAACGTCATCTACGAACCCCAGACTGTAACCAAGATAATTGAATATTCAAAACGGTATATTACGGATAGATTTTTTCCGGACAAGGCTATTGATGTATTGGATGAAGCAGGGGCAATGAAAAAAACTATCCTTGACAAAAAACCCGGCGAACTTTTTGAAATTGAAGACAAGATAAAGGTTTTGATGCTTGAAAAAGCCGAGATGGTTGAGATGCAAAATTATGAAAAAGCTGCCTTAATCAGAGATGAAGTCCTTGATCTAAAAAACGACATATATCAAATTAAAAATAAGTGGATGACTTCTTATCAGCATCCGATTTCCTATGTTGACGAAAACGATATAGCAGAAGTTGTTGCAATGATGACGGATATCCCCGTAAATAAATTAAGTCAGGATGAGGCCGAAAGGATGCTTCACATCGAAGAGGAATTAAAAAAATCGGTGGTAGGGCAGGATGAACCCATATCGATTTTGTCCAATTCAATAAGAAGGTCCCGTGCAGGTATTTCATCTCCCGAGAGACCCATAGGTTCATTTTTGTTTTTAGGTCCTACCGGTGTCGGAAAAACCCTTCTTGCAAAAACTCTCGCCGAATTTTTGTTCGGCACAAAAGAAGCATTAATCAGGGTCGATATGAGTGACTATATGGAAAAACATAATGCTGCAAAACTTATCGGTGCTCCTCCAGGATATATAGGCTTTGATTCAGGCGGATTTTTAACCGAAAAAATAAGACGTAATCCGTACTCCGTTTTGCTTTTGGATGAGGTAGAAAAAGCTCATCCCGATGTCTTTAATATTCTGTTACAAATTTTAGAAGAGGGTGAACTTAGAGACAGCAGCGGGCATATTGTGAATTTTAAAAATACGGTTATTATTATGACCAGTAATGCAGGGTCTAAGTCCATCATAAAAGAAAATCAGCTGGGCTTTAATCCTTCGGGAGACGGCGTAATGGCCTATTCCGAGATAAGAGCAAGTGCTCTTAACGAAATAAAAAAATTCTTATCACCGGAATTTATAAATAGAATTGATGAGTTGCTTGTTTTTAAGCCCTTGGATAAGGATGACATCAAACGGATATTAAAACTTGAGCTTAAAAAATTTGAAGATAGAATTGCAAAGCTGGATTTATATATTGAACTTTCAAAGGAAGCCGAAGATTTCTTTGCAGATAAAGGATATGACCCTGCCTATGGTGCACGCCCTATGAGAAGACTTCTTCAAAATAAAATCGAAGATGTCCTGTCCGTTAAAATAATAAGCGGCGAGTTTTCAAAGGGTAAAACTGCTCTTGTCGATTTTTCGGCTTCAGAGGATGATATAATAATCAGCATTAAAGAAAGCCCTAATTATGAAGATGCTTACAGCGCATCGGTTAAATGTGAGGTAGAATCCAACTGATGCGCCGGTACTTTTTATATTGAAGTATTATCAGGTATTACGGAATTTTTTACTATAACGTATATTCCGCCGACAACATGATAGAAACCGTAGTCACCATCGGGAGGTGTTTGGTCCATGCCTATGGATACGTTATTTCCCATACGCACATTTTTATCTATTATTGCAGAACGTATGCGGCAATGATTTCCTATACCCAAGCTGGGGCATCCTTCTTTTAATCGAGCTTCTTTTTCCTCATGTGTTTCGTAATAGTCCGCTCCCATGCAGATAGAGTCTTCTACAAAGCTGCCTGTTTCTATGATTGACCGGACACCTATTACGGAGTGATTTATTGTAGAATTCGTTATGACACAGCCTTCGCTGCAGATAGATCTGCTCAAGTGTGCATAGTTTACCTTTGATGGAGGTAGATTTCTGTTATGGGTGTATATTGGCCTTTCAGCATCATAAAAGTCGAATTTAGGCCTTATTTCCGTCAGATCAAGAGTTGCATCATAAAAAGACTTGATGGTTCCTATGTCGGACCAATATCCGTTATGAGGAAAGGCAGAAACCTTATATTTTCCGTTTATTGCTGCAGGAATTACTTCTTTTCCGAAGTCGGTATGATCGCTGTTTAAACATTCTTCCATGACCCTTGCATTGAAAATATAAATACCCATTGATGCCAGATATTGTTTATTGGGATCATTCGGTTTGATAAGGGACTTTTCAGGAATTTTCCAATCATCTATGTTTTTGTCGGGACCGGGTTTTTCCATAAACTCGGTAATTACAGAATCCGAATTAACCTTCATAATACCGAAACCTGATGCATCCTCTCGTGTGACGGGAGTACAGGCTACGGTAATATCGGATCCGGATTCTTTATGAAAATTTAAAAATTTTTTTAGATCCATACGGTAGAGTTGATCGCCTGCAAGGATTAAATAGTGGGAGGGATTTTGATGCCGAAAATGATGAAGGTTTTTTCTTATAGAGTCAGCCGTACCTTCATACCATCCTGTATTATCGAAAGTTTGCTCAGCTGCAAGAATTTCTACAAATCCGTTTGAAAACGTATCAAAAGTGTAGGCTTTTGCAATGTGGATATGCAAAGAAGCAGAGTTAAATTGTGTTACAATATAAATATTCCTAAAGCCGGAATTTATACAATTGGAAAGAGGTATATCGATAATTCGATGTTTACCTCCAAAAGGAACAGCCGGTTTAGATCTATGCATGGTAAGCGGATAAAGACGTGTTCCTTTTCCGCCTCCCAGGATTATGGAAAGAACTTTTGACATAGGCATCCTCCTGCCTATAATTATATAATGCTTTTTAAAATTTTACCAGATTAATTTATTAATTCTTTATAAATTTTTTCTACTTTTTTTGCAAAATTGGCAGACGAAAAGTCCTCGGCTATCTTAAATGCTTCTTTTGCATAGCTTTGAATTTCTTCTTTGTTGTTTAATGCGAATTTAATGTTGTCCAAAAGTTCATCGTTTTCCTTAAATAATAAACCTGTCTTTTTGTGTAGGACGATACCTTTGATATTTGTGTCGTCATATACCAAAACAGGAACTCCTGCTGCCATTGCTTCAAGAATAGTCAGACCCTGTGTTTCAGTTTTTGATGGGCTTATAAATAAATCGGCAGTTTTATAATATATAGGAACCTTGTCGTTTGGAATTCTATTTGTAAATATTACATTTTCCTGTAAATCTAAGTGTCTTACTCTTTCTTCAAGCTCTAACCTATCAGGCCCGTCACCTACAATGATAAGTTGGATATTTTTATTTTCGCTTGTTATTTTAGGCATTATATTAATTAAAGTTTCAATATTTTTTTCCTTTGATATTCTTCCTAAAAATATAAGTTTAAATGAATCTTTTTTTATGTTAAAAGATTTTAGTAAGCTATCAGTTTCGGCATCGGGAATATCTTTTTTAAACTTCTCAAGATTTATTCCTGATGGAACAACATATATTTTATTTTTTACTCCATAGCTTATAAGTAAATTTTTTGTTTTTTCTGTGGGTGCTATAACTCCTGAAAGACGGGCAATATAACGCTTTGAGAGTTTTCTTACTACTTTTTTTAAAGGGCTTTTGCCGAAATTGGAAATATAGTGGGTATATTCTTCATAGACAGTATGATATGTGTGTAAACATGGAATATTTAGATCTTTTGCAATGAAAGTACCGAAATTGCCCATGGAAAATTCCGTTTGAGTATGTACTATATCGAAATTTAAAGCCTTTACTTTATTGTATGCCTTTGTATGTTTAAAAAATAATCCTACTCTGAATTCAGACCATTTAAAAAATGGAATTGAAGGAACTCGAATAATATGTTTTTCATCCTCATCCTTAAAATCCGGAAATGTTGTTGTGATTATATAAACTTCGTGGTTTAGTTTTTCCAGCTCTTTTTGTAAGTTCATCGTAGAGGTTACAACTCCGTTTATTTGAGGATAATAACAATCAGTAAAAATTCCAATTTTCATTTTATATAGCTCCAACCAAAATTTATCATAAATGATTTTATTAAATGTCATTTTATCACAAATATTTTTCTTTGCCAACAGCTTTAGCAATACTTGACATAAACTTTAAGACAAACTAAACTAATCTTAGTATGAGAGGTTTCGACAGACAGATCGTTATTTTGATATTTCTTTTTATAAGTGCTCACTTTATATCATCCGAAGAAGGAAAAACTTTGTTTAGTTTTTCTGCTTCTCCATCGCTTATAGCCGGCTCGGGATTCGAGTATGCTTTTAGAACTGACTCATTTATTAAAAGCAAACTTGATTGGCCTCTTTTGCCTGCAGGGGGCTTTACTGCCGGTACCGAGTTTAAGCTTAAAAACGGATTTTACTTTTCTTTTGTTTCTTCATTTATAATACCTGCTTATTCGGGTAGAATGTTTGACTACGATTATTTGAATCCCTATGATTCTTCAATGCTGACCCATTTTTCGGAGCATAAGGCCTATGTTAAAAAAGCCTTGGATTTAAATCTAAATATCGGCTTCATGAAGCTTCTTGTTGAGTATAAAACCTCTTCAAATAAAAAAATAAGAGTCTCTTGTGCTCCATCCATAGGAATAAGGTATATTTTAAATGCATGGGATGCCGTGGACGGTTACACCAAGTATCCTCCCGATACAAATCCTCCAAGTCCTGTTTTACCTGATACTCCTACTATTCCCGTTGCAGGACTCGGAATAAGTTATAAACAAACTTTTATTTTACCTAATATAGGAGTTCTATTTAGATTTGAACTTCCAAGGGAGTGGAAGATTGATTTATCTACTCAACTTTGCCCGAGTGTTATTGGGTTTGCAGAGGATTTTCATTATAAGAAAGAACATGGAGGCTTAAAATTTGTAGATGTTTTTACAAAGAAAAATCTGTCTTTTTATTTATACCTTTCGGCTGAAAAAAGACTTTCAAAGCATTTTTCTTTTTTTTCTTCCATTGATTACACCTCGATTACGGCCTACCATGGAAAGCTTTTTGCTTATTATTTAAAATCAGGATTATTAAAAAGCAGCTCATCTACCGGTTCGGTTGGCGCTGCTTTATATTCTACCCGTATCAATTTAGGCTTTATATTTCATATAGTAAAATAGATTTTTCAGATGATTTTAAATAAAAAACCCAAGCTCCCTTTATGGAAGCTTGGGAAAAATTATTTTAGGAGGTTCTATGTTTTACCAACTTTCTTGGCGTAAGACATAATCATTAAAAGAGTTTAACTCAAGCACTCTTTTTACTTTTTCAAGTTCATGAGGCCTAATGCCGTACAAAACAACCCTTGTAGTGGTTTCCGTTTTTTCGTAGGCAGGCTCAAAACCAATTTTTCTTAATTTGATTACAAGCCTTAGGGCATTTTCTTCCCGCTTAAATGAGCCCAACTGAATTCTCCATAAAACGCCTTCTGTTTCTGAGGCCTTAGCAGGTACATAAACAAGATTTTGATTTTTTGTACTGTCAGTTGAAGCTTGAAACTCCTGCTCTTTTGTTTTTACCAAGTCTTTTGCTCTGCTGTTTGTTTCTTCCGCTTTTAGAGATGCCTTTTCCTGATTGATAGTCTTTTCTGAAGTTTCGGTTCTCGTAAATGCTCCCATATTGTTAGGATCTATTTTTCTTAGACTTACCCTTACAACTCCATAGGCTAACATATCCAAGGCAGCGGCGGCAGCCTTTGAAACATCTATTTCACGGTTACCTACAAATGGTCCTCTATCATTTATTCTTACGATGACCTTTCTTCCATTTTCTAAATTGGTAACTTCAACAAGGGTTCCGAAAGGAAGAGTTTTATGAGCCGCCGTGTAAGCATTCATATCGAATATTTCTCCGTTTGCGGTCGGCCTTCCGTTAAAGGCTTCCCCGTAGTACGAAGCATAAGTTTCCTCGCTTATAATTTCTCCCTGTGCAGCTAAAAAGTGCATAAAGGATAAGGACAAAATTAACATAAGGATTGCTTTTTTCATTTAATTCCTCCCGAATTAAAATCTTATATATTCAATATCGGAATAAAAAAAAAGAAGATTAGAAAAAAAAGCCTTAAACCGGTTAAGTTTAAGGCTTTTGTGCTGAAGACGGGAATTGAACCCGTACGGCATTACTGCCAAGGGATTTTAAGTCCCTAGTGTCTACCTATTCCACCACTTCAGCAGATGTGGTATACTATCATAAATTTTAAAGGTGGTCAAGATGTTTTCCGACTCTCATGCACATTTTTTTATGATTTTTAGACGAAATGAAGGCGATGCTTCATTTCTATATACAATGATGGAACGCAAATTCAGGTTTGCCATGGATATAGGTACTCAACCGGGAGATTTAAAAGAAAGACAAAAATTTATTTCGGATGTTTTTGACGGAAAAATACAAGGGCAAGAGACCGTGCATTTGCCTGAGCGTTTCCCCGATTTTATGCATTTTGCGGCGGGGCTTTGGCCCCATGCCGAAAGCATTGCCGAGCCTGAAAAGGCTCTTGCAGCTTTAAAAACCGATATCGGTACTCTTTTTTTACAAAAAGCCGAAGCGGAAAAGACTAATCCGAAAAAGCCCTTTTATTGCGGCCTTGGAGAATGCGGGCTTGACCGTTATTGGAACGGCCCTGCTGCCGAAAAAAGGGGAGCAGATTTAAATTCTGAAGAAAGAGGAACAACCGATATAGAAGGGGAGGAGTTTCTTTTTAATGAACAGTTAAAAATTGCAAAAGAAAAAAATCTTTCAGTTATAGTTCATTCAAGGGATGCTTATGAAGATACCCTAAAATGTATTGATGAGGTAGGACATCACAAGGGGATAATCCACTGCTATTCTTACGGGCTTAAAGAGGCTTATTCCTTTTTGGAAAGGGGCTGGTATATTTCCTTTCCCGGAAACATAACCTATGCTAAAAAGCAGGCTGATAGGGATAGGATTGCAGAGCTTGTAAGGGCCATTCCTGCCGATAAGCTCTTGCTTGAAACTGATGCCCCGTATTTAGCCCCTGTTCCTTTTAGGGGAAAGATAAATACTCCTCTTTTAATAGAATACACCTATGCCGCAGTTTCCGAAATTTTAGATAAATCTATGGAAGCCTTGGCGGAACAAATTTATCAAAACTGCTGTTCTTGTTTTTTGGTAAGGTAGTGTCGGGCATCTCTAAAAACTCGTTTAGTTTTTAGAGATGCCCGATAGTAAAAAGGCTGTCCGCCCGTATGGGAGCCCCTTGTGGAGACCCTTATGGGGGACAGCCTTATTCGTGCGGAGGGTTTAATACCCCGACGCTCTGCGTCGTAACAAAGGGTATTAAAGCCGACTGCAACCACCTTATGAGAACAACATACCCCGACGCTTGCGTCGGGGTTGTTGATTGTTTTACTTAAAAAGCTTTAAGTTTTTACTGCTTAATCAAAATAAATTCTACTCGGCGGTTCTTCCACCAGTTGTCCCTGTCGTTAAAGGAGGCAACGGGCTTGGAGCTTCCCATTCCGACAGAAGAAAGACGGGAACTTCTGACGCCTTCCTTTATAAGGAATTGGCGGACTGCCTCCGCCCTTAGTTTTGATAAGGGAAGTAGATCCGCTTTTTCTTCTTTTTCGGTACCTGTCGTAGTGTTGGCATGTCCTTCAACCTGAACCTGATATTCCGGGAATTTATTGAGGATAACGGCAATACGCTTTAAGATATTATTGTTCTTATCGACAATGGCTTTATCGAGACCGTTGAAGTCGGCTGCATTTGCCCTAAATATAATCGAAGGTACAGCTATTTTAAGTTTATCCCCGTCCCTGATAACAAGGATATCTACCGGAATGTAGCCCCTGTAAACCGAGGTAAGGCCTACCTTATCGGTTACCGTAAAGGTAAAAGGATAATCCGTTGCCGACTGTACCGTTTCTCCTGAAAGAGAGCGGCCGTCCCAGATGAGTTCATTAGTTATCTTTTCTTTTCCGCCGGTTTTCCAGAAAAGCTTACCGCCGTTTTCTTCCGGTTCGGTAATTTCAAACTTCCAGTTTTTGATGCCTGCCTTTGAATCGGCTTTTAGGCTTATGTAGAGGTCATCATCGGTTCCGTCATTATCGGGGCTGAAATATTTAGGCCTTGTGCTTACACCGATCTTAGGCGCCTGAGTTGAAAGGATAAAGTCTTCCGTAAAGGCTGTTACGATATCGCCTTTTTTGTACTCTATGTACATGGTTGCCAGATATCTGCCGTCGGGAGCCTTTGAGTTTCCGCTCTTGCCGTCCCATACAAGCTTTTTAAGAAGTTTTCCGTCCTTTTTGGAAGTCCATTCGGCAAAAACCTTGCCGCTTTCTACGTCCGAAATCCGTATATTCCAGTTGTCTATTTCGGCATCAATGTTTGTAAGCACCGAAATATTTTGAACATCCTTTATTCCGTTACCTGTAGGAGAAAATACCTTGTGTTCGGCGGTTATATAGCCCTTGGCTTGACGGCGGTCTACTATGATGCCTTCAAGTTTTTGGACGGTCTTGTTTCCTGCTTCATCTTCAGCTTCGACAACGTAGGTATACTTTTCATCAGGGGCCTTATTGCCCGTATCATCATCTGCTGCCCAGATAAACTTATCGGCCTTGTTCTTCCATTTTAGGGTTTTTACCGTTTTATTTTTGGAATCGACAAAGCGTCCCACCCATTCTTTTTCGGAAGAAGATATTTGATCTATGGGAAGGTTCGGCTTATTGTTTCCTTCAACAGGAGAAAAGGCCAGATAGGGAGCGGAAATTTCAATTTCAGGATAAACCGTGTCTATCGTTATTGATGAAATAACGGATTTTGCCTTGTTTTTGTTTGCAAGCTCTACTTCAAATTCGGCAGAGTATATTCCGTCAGGAGCCATTCCATTTTTTTCTGAAGAGTAAATTTTATCAAGTTCTCCATTCCAAGTTATTTTCTTTGGAGGAGTATTGCCCTTGTAGGCTTTAACAAGTTTGCCCTTTGAGTCCTTAATGTTAAGAGTAAATGAGCTTACAGCCGTTTTTGATTTTACTACAGGATAGAATTCCATGCTGTCCTTTACCCTGTCATTATTGGGAGAAAAGGCCGTATAATTTGATTGGAGAATGATATCCGCTTTTTCGGTATTGAGCTCTACAAGCACGGGATTCGAGAGAGCTTCGTTTTGAGCCTCATCAATTCCTTTTAGTACATAGATGTACTTACCGTCTTCGGCAAAACTGCCGTCGGACTTTCTTCCGTTCCATTCAAATTGAGCCGGAAGTTTACCGCCGAAATTGTTTGTATAAACCGGTGTACCGCTGATTGTATTTCCGCTTGAGGCCTTATAGATTTCTGCCGTCCATAAGCCGGGTTTTTCTTCCTTGTGGGTAAAGATAATGCTGTCCAGTTCTCCGTCACCGTCAGGAGAAAATAGTTTTTGGTTTGTACTTGCTTCAGCCTTGGGCGGTGTAATGTCCAAGGTAAAAGAGGGCGTTTGAGTTGAAGGCTTATGTCCGTTTATATACCTTGCGGAAATAAAGGCCTTGTATGTACCCTCAGGTAAGATCTTTCCTGCTTCGTCCTTTCCGTCAAAACTTTTGGTTTCTATCTTTGAGGGAGTTCCAGTATATGTTTTTACGGTTGTACCTGTTTGATTTTTTACTTCAATCTTCCATTCTTCAAGCCCCTTGGTAATCGGAATAGAAGGAATAAAGCTTATCTTATTGTTTGAGCTGCTTACCGGTGAAAAGGCGTTTTTATCTATATTTATGTTAATCGAGGGCTTGTAGGTATCTACAATGATGTTTGAAAGGCTTGATACGGTTTTATTTTTTGCCCTGTCGATAGATTCGATTTTATAGCTGTAAACTCCGTCAGGTACAAAAATTCCCGAATCGTCTTTTCCGTCCCAGCTTAAAGGAGAAAGTTCATTATTTTTAACCTCTATTTTTTTTACGACCTTGCCTTGGGCATCGCTTATGCTTGCCGTCCAAAGGTCTTCATTTGAACCCTTATTGTCGAAAACAAAGACATCTTTATTTCCGTCCCCGTCAGGACTGAAGATGAGGGCTTCTTGGTTTTGAGGTTTATTAAATGTAAGAGCGGGAGGAGTTTTATCCACATAGGCTGTGTAAACTTGAGATTCCGATTTATTTTTATTATCGTCTTCGGCTCTTATTACAAAGCTGTATTTTCCGTCGGGGGCTATTTCTCCCGAATCGGTGCGTCCGTCCCATCGAAGGGTTTCCGGCACTTCAACGCTTTCTTTTGATTTTCCTAAAAGTTTAAAGAATGAAGCGGCGTCTTTCATTTCGCGTAAAGGAGTTTTGTTTGAAATTGTGCGGACAGTGTTTCCTTTTTCATCCTTTATTTCGCAGTTCCAAGCCGTTACATACCTTTTGTCGGTAATTTTTAGGGGGATTTCCATTGCGTCGTTTTCTCCGTCATTATTGGGAGAAAAGTACAGTGTGCCGTTTTCGGGCATTTCGGCTTGGATTTTAGGCCCTTCGTTGTCCTTTACCCCGAAGTGAACATTTACACCTCCGCCTAAGGCCCAAATTCCGTTATGGAATGGTTTTGCTGCAAACTCGGGACGGATTTCGTTTTCTTCCCAGCCGTTTTTCTTTAAGAAGGAATCGTTTGCTCCTTTAGATTTAATCTTTATATTTACCCCTATGTTGAAGGAGGGAATAAATGTTTGTTTTTTATAAATTGC
The DNA window shown above is from Treponema denticola and carries:
- a CDS encoding FlgD immunoglobulin-like domain containing protein, translating into MIFFKFGLKAKVFFVLCFFMIGTAIFAYDPLPGGEEKPALQSPSVAGGQASVTGGPFGDTVPGSLAVNPALGGAEQRPILDVSYFLLAGLSEEKGVGHAVNAGLLYPFRWGNLAGSLHFLNAEFNSLKLGTMGGLRFSYSKDLTDKLLVGAGAYADIGKDWGLGLDIGALYMFGDLGFLKNSKLGVSITGLGKTYNPKATGIKGGASSGSPAIITPRVGFASTLVDIDGFQLGMHADLSAPFFQNLIFNTGLHMLMADMISFKTGFVINTVEAIYKKQTFIPSFNIGVNIKIKSKGANDSFLKKNGWEENEIRPEFAAKPFHNGIWALGGGVNVHFGVKDNEGPKIQAEMPENGTLYFSPNNDGENDAMEIPLKITDKRYVTAWNCEIKDEKGNTVRTISNKTPLREMKDAASFFKLLGKSKESVEVPETLRWDGRTDSGEIAPDGKYSFVIRAEDDNKNKSESQVYTAYVDKTPPALTFNKPQNQEALIFSPDGDGNKDVFVFDNKGSNEDLWTASISDAQGKVVKKIEVKNNELSPLSWDGKDDSGIFVPDGVYSYKIESIDRAKNKTVSSLSNIIVDTYKPSININIDKNAFSPVSSSNNKISFIPSIPITKGLEEWKIEVKNQTGTTVKTYTGTPSKIETKSFDGKDEAGKILPEGTYKAFISARYINGHKPSTQTPSFTLDITPPKAEASTNQKLFSPDGDGELDSIIFTHKEEKPGLWTAEIYKASSGNTISGTPVYTNNFGGKLPAQFEWNGRKSDGSFAEDGKYIYVLKGIDEAQNEALSNPVLVELNTEKADIILQSNYTAFSPNNDRVKDSMEFYPVVKSKTAVSSFTLNIKDSKGKLVKAYKGNTPPKKITWNGELDKIYSSEKNGMAPDGIYSAEFEVELANKNKAKSVISSITIDTVYPEIEISAPYLAFSPVEGNNKPNLPIDQISSSEKEWVGRFVDSKNKTVKTLKWKNKADKFIWAADDDTGNKAPDEKYTYVVEAEDEAGNKTVQKLEGIIVDRRQAKGYITAEHKVFSPTGNGIKDVQNISVLTNIDAEIDNWNIRISDVESGKVFAEWTSKKDGKLLKKLVWDGKSGNSKAPDGRYLATMYIEYKKGDIVTAFTEDFILSTQAPKIGVSTRPKYFSPDNDGTDDDLYISLKADSKAGIKNWKFEITEPEENGGKLFWKTGGKEKITNELIWDGRSLSGETVQSATDYPFTFTVTDKVGLTSVYRGYIPVDILVIRDGDKLKIAVPSIIFRANAADFNGLDKAIVDKNNNILKRIAVILNKFPEYQVQVEGHANTTTGTEKEEKADLLPLSKLRAEAVRQFLIKEGVRSSRLSSVGMGSSKPVASFNDRDNWWKNRRVEFILIKQ